CGCGTCGTATTCAAGTAACGCGTTGATGGCATCCAGAATCTGGCCAACCGCGTCCGCAGACGATTTTGTTTCTCGGATATAGGTGCCTTCGCGGGCAAGCCACAACACAAGGTTTTTACACCCAATTTCATTGGCAATATCCACACACCGTTTTGAACGTTCCAGCGCGTACTTTCGCTCTTTGGCAGAATTCGACGTGTAAGCCCCGTCAATTGTCTGGGGCGATTCCCACAGACGCGGGGCAACCACTTCCGGTGTTAAACCGTGATCGTCCAATTGTTTTTTAACGGTTTTTGTCTGTGCTATTAATTGGGCATGGGTCTTTTCATCAATATCAGGTACAATGTCATCATCATGAAATTGAATGCCAACGAAACCGAGATCGCGATAGAAACTAACCTTCTCATCAAAACTAAACGATTCCCGAACAGGGGGACCAAAAGGGTCTGTTCCCTCGTGTATGTTCCATGGACCGAAAGAGAAACAGTATTCTGTCACTCCTTCAAATGATTCGCGCATCTACTTTCTCCTATACGCAGCATTCGCTCTACCTTTTCATTTTATGGTAATCACTTTGAATAATAAAACGCTCCTATAAGGGTAAAGGGTACGAAAAAACTGCTTGACTTTTCTAATAAGTATAAAGTATTATTTAAAATATGTCAAGCAATTCCGTAGATATAGTCTTCAATCCGATGTTGCAATGCCACGCATTCCGAATTAAAACGAATTTTCCTGAAAATATTACCCATGTATCGTACAATCCTATCGCCTTTATATCTATTTTTTTGTTTTATGTGCGTCCTGAACTTATTTGTCTTACCCGCAGGCGCGGGGGATCCCGAAAAGGCATCCGATGAATCTATTCCGACGCAAGAACAAACTTCAATATTAGCGGCAACGTCTGTAGAAAACTTCAGTTTTGAAGATATTTACCAAATAGAACTCAATTTAGACATACCAGCGGACATTGAAATGATTGCCGCGGAGGGCGAAGGCATCAGCGTCACCCTTGAAAAACAGACACAAGCCACAAAAACAGCACATGATGTGCTAATTCGGAACTATTTGGAGAACATCTCCTTAATAGGAACACAGAACAGCGGTATACTGCAGTTGCAGATAAAGTTGCCAGAAATGGATACGACTGACGAAAAACCTAACCCGTTTCCCAGTATCAGGGATCTGCACACCACGCTCCAAGGACAACTCCAGTTGAAATGTACGATTAAAACGCCTGCAGATGTTTCTGTTAAAGTCCAAGCAAAGACAGGAGATATACACCTCAAACATATCCGAGGCAAGATAAAAATTGCGGCAGAAACAGGGAACGTCCAGTTAGATGAGACCTTGGGTACCTACAATGTCACGCTAAAAAAGGGACGCATTGATGGGAAAATTTTGCTAACGCAAGGGCAGAATAAACTGGAGACACAAGACGGCTCAATCGTTTTGACTATACTTGACCCTGTTGCGGCACCGATGGATGTGACTGCCCAAGGGGGCAATATCCGATTAGATTTACCTAAAAATTATGCTGTTGATGTTGAACTTGAGAGCGAAAAGCAGCAGATTGTTATCAACCTTCCTGCCCAAATTGATGATGAGACATCGCTAACGCTTATCAACGGTGGGGGGCCCCTATTTCGTTTAAAAGCGACCCATGCAATTTCGCTGCTATCAAGTTCACCGAATGACGAAGATACACCCGTGGATACTGTGTCGGATCCGTTTGAAGACTCTACCCAACCTGTACCGGAGATAGCACAACCCCCCGTCGTTGATGGCAATTTATTTGAGACAGTGTGGCAGAAGGCAGCGGCACTTTCACCGTTTCAGAACGCAGATGGTGCTGGTGAACCACAGAATCCTACTGAAACGCTTCTGATGTGGGACGCTGAGAATCTATATATCGGCGTAAAAGCCTACGTCGCTGAATCGCAGCTTCCGCATATCTCACAGACACAGCTTGATTCGCCTATTTGGGAAGACGAGTGTATTGAAATCTTGATTGATTCCAACCTTCAAACCGACATTTACTACCACTTTGTTATCAACCCGATTGGCGCGTTCTTTGATCAGAAAGTTAACGTCCCAGGTGCCCCTAATTTCCAATTTGCCCCCCACGATGTCCAACTTACTTTGGATCGGAAGACTTTGCAGACAGCGTTTGATGCCGATAGCAAATGGAATTCAGATGCAAAAGTCGCCACCCAAATTAACACCACCTTTTGGAGCATTGAAGTTGCGCTCCCGCGTGAAATATTGGAAAAACCTTCTAAATCAGACTTGAAAAACAAACCTGCCTTTGAAAACAGATGGTTTTTTAACATCCACCGTAAAGCATACAGCAACGCCGGAAATATGGAAGACCTTGTACCTACCACACAGAGAGAATATAGCTATTGGCTACCAACTTATGATAGCGAACATCCCTGGTGGTCCCACGCACCGCATCAGTATATGGGCATACTTTCTGAACGCTCTGCACCAGCGATGGGTGTATTGGACTTTGTAAAGGCACCACTGACTTCCTTAGAAACCTTCGCATCCGAGGAGAAATTTCGGATTACAGCAATCGAAATTGAAGGTAATACTTCAATTCCAACTGCGATTATCCAGCATCATCTTCCTATTCAGCCTGAGGATATTATCACAGGTTCGCAGCTTTCATGGCTAATAGCGGAATTGCGAGATCATGACTGGTTTCAGGACGCACGTTTGGAGACAAGACAAGCGCATCTCACACCTGGAGAACCCGGGGTTTTTCCAGCTGTCAGTGTGCATATCCAAGTTACAGAAGCCCCTGTAGGACTTGCCCGATTGGTTAGGATTGACGGAAATAGAAGTTTTCCGACCCATTTCATCCAGGAATGGTTTCAGTTGAAACCCGGCTACGTTGCTGTCGAAGCCGCGAGACGCAAACAGCAGCTAATCGCCGATTTCTATTCAAACCGTGGATATGAATTCGCAACCGTTACACATCAATTAGCTAACGATGCCCTTGAATTCACTATTAACGAAGGCACGTTACACGAAATTCGTTTCACCGGAAACGCTCGTATCTCGCGGGCAGAACTGCTGTCGGCTCTTAACCTAAAGACTGAAGACATTGGTGAAAAACAAAGTTCACAAACACCCGATATTTACCGCCATACCCTTGCCCAGTCAAAGATTAACCGCATGGTCAAGGAACTCCGCGAAAACAGTGAGCACTTTAAATCTGTCCGAGATTGGCGTGT
This region of Candidatus Poribacteria bacterium genomic DNA includes:
- a CDS encoding BamA/TamA family outer membrane protein, whose protein sequence is MYRTILSPLYLFFCFMCVLNLFVLPAGAGDPEKASDESIPTQEQTSILAATSVENFSFEDIYQIELNLDIPADIEMIAAEGEGISVTLEKQTQATKTAHDVLIRNYLENISLIGTQNSGILQLQIKLPEMDTTDEKPNPFPSIRDLHTTLQGQLQLKCTIKTPADVSVKVQAKTGDIHLKHIRGKIKIAAETGNVQLDETLGTYNVTLKKGRIDGKILLTQGQNKLETQDGSIVLTILDPVAAPMDVTAQGGNIRLDLPKNYAVDVELESEKQQIVINLPAQIDDETSLTLINGGGPLFRLKATHAISLLSSSPNDEDTPVDTVSDPFEDSTQPVPEIAQPPVVDGNLFETVWQKAAALSPFQNADGAGEPQNPTETLLMWDAENLYIGVKAYVAESQLPHISQTQLDSPIWEDECIEILIDSNLQTDIYYHFVINPIGAFFDQKVNVPGAPNFQFAPHDVQLTLDRKTLQTAFDADSKWNSDAKVATQINTTFWSIEVALPREILEKPSKSDLKNKPAFENRWFFNIHRKAYSNAGNMEDLVPTTQREYSYWLPTYDSEHPWWSHAPHQYMGILSERSAPAMGVLDFVKAPLTSLETFASEEKFRITAIEIEGNTSIPTAIIQHHLPIQPEDIITGSQLSWLIAELRDHDWFQDARLETRQAHLTPGEPGVFPAVSVHIQVTEAPVGLARLVRIDGNRSFPTHFIQEWFQLKPGYVAVEAARRKQQLIADFYSNRGYEFATVTHQLANDALEFTINEGTLHEIRFTGNARISRAELLSALNLKTEDIGEKQSSQTPDIYRHTLAQSKINRMVKELRENSEHFKSVRDWRVQREGGKNIMIIEIEEQPFAQPGGFPILQFNRVHGLMLGAGGTLATRLTGKEQVFGSVSYGFSSKIWNYHAGIEKGFFKRQPLKFGASFYKLTDVSSNTYLNQGDATLGAAYYGLAFQDYYERWGTQGWIIYAPTEWSFLRLEFTGEKHDNLSKSTDWSYLNRNQIKRGNSRIDRGQLRNLSLVFAFDTRDHRSAVTRDFHTLFFANERTRRGWRAQFAVEMTGQRFGGDYNFNFYRFEIARYTPLIGPHNLNVRIAGDFSDDPLPRQRLLHLGGGSTLRGYHFNRYAGDNRLLLNLEYRFIKETIRRDPDVTLGWTLSCFLDAGSIWWHNDAPFSNFETFTERIKTAIGVGCSVFIDPFGTMAPWSVAIEVAEPLDSSFSLRNPGVILRLDRIF